In a genomic window of Prosthecobacter fusiformis:
- a CDS encoding NAD(+) synthase translates to MPDPTQPSCLREHHGFVRVAAVSPELKLGDVAANVAIIRSEMQRLAGEGCRLIVFPELCLTGYSCADLFYQRSLQQQALNGVKQLAEANAELGCCIVVGLPLAIQGRLYNVAAIIGDGEILGYVPKTFLPNSGEFYERRWFSPAQTLTDTHTDGDGTPVGTDLLFEATDLPGFVLGIEICEDLWTVIPPSSHAALAGATLLANPSASNEVLGKFNYRRQLITQQSARCLASYIYASAGAGESSTDTVYSGHSLIAENGVLMGETERFSFETRAVIADVDLQRLEHERMRSTVFRDAAATQSYSRITFNLGEQETVANKALQRTVSPLPFVPPAGADRQAVCEEIFAIQATALARRLRQTHSKTAVLGLSGGLDSTLALLVMIEALKRAGMPRDAALTITMPGFGTTSRTKGNAEKLAEALHIPLRTIPIGAAVEQHFKDISHPPGLHDVTYENSQARERTQVLMDVANQTNGIVVGTGDLSESALGWCTFNGDHMSMYHVNAGVPKTLVKYLIEWCATELYAEEAGAILHDIIDTPISPELLPLAADGSMEQKTEDTVGPYELHDFFLFHFVRHGCGKDKILFLAEQALGEKYGREVIEKWLTVFLRRFVQSQFKRSSMPDGPKVGSVALSPRGDWRMPSDYSGSAF, encoded by the coding sequence ATGCCTGATCCAACCCAGCCTTCATGCCTTCGTGAACACCATGGTTTTGTCCGCGTCGCTGCTGTCTCCCCTGAATTAAAACTGGGAGATGTCGCCGCGAATGTGGCCATCATCCGCAGTGAGATGCAGCGTCTGGCTGGTGAAGGATGCCGCCTCATCGTCTTTCCTGAGCTATGTCTCACAGGCTATTCCTGTGCAGATCTTTTTTATCAGCGCAGCCTACAGCAGCAGGCTCTGAACGGTGTGAAACAACTGGCGGAGGCGAATGCGGAGCTGGGCTGTTGCATCGTCGTCGGCCTGCCTCTGGCCATTCAGGGCAGGCTTTATAACGTGGCTGCCATCATCGGCGATGGGGAGATCCTTGGTTATGTGCCCAAGACTTTCCTGCCTAATTCAGGGGAATTTTATGAGCGCCGCTGGTTCTCCCCGGCGCAGACACTGACGGATACCCATACCGATGGCGATGGCACACCGGTGGGCACGGACTTGCTTTTTGAGGCGACGGATCTGCCGGGCTTCGTCCTGGGCATCGAGATCTGTGAAGACCTGTGGACCGTGATCCCACCCTCCAGCCATGCGGCCTTGGCCGGTGCGACGCTGCTGGCGAATCCATCCGCCAGCAATGAGGTGCTGGGCAAATTCAACTACCGCCGCCAGCTCATCACCCAGCAGAGCGCCCGCTGCTTGGCCTCGTATATTTATGCCAGCGCCGGTGCGGGGGAATCCAGCACAGATACGGTTTACTCAGGCCATAGCCTCATTGCTGAAAATGGAGTACTGATGGGCGAGACGGAACGCTTTTCTTTTGAAACCCGCGCCGTCATTGCAGATGTGGATCTGCAAAGGCTGGAGCATGAGCGGATGCGCAGCACGGTGTTTCGCGATGCAGCGGCCACGCAGTCTTATTCACGCATCACGTTTAATCTCGGTGAGCAGGAGACCGTGGCCAACAAGGCTTTGCAAAGGACGGTCTCTCCCCTGCCCTTTGTGCCACCAGCCGGTGCAGACCGCCAGGCGGTGTGCGAAGAGATCTTTGCCATCCAGGCCACCGCGCTCGCCCGCAGGCTGCGGCAGACGCATAGCAAGACGGCGGTGCTGGGCCTTTCCGGTGGGCTGGATTCCACCCTGGCGCTGCTGGTGATGATCGAAGCACTAAAGCGTGCTGGCATGCCACGCGATGCGGCACTGACCATCACCATGCCCGGTTTTGGCACCACCAGCCGGACAAAAGGTAATGCTGAAAAACTGGCGGAAGCACTGCACATCCCGCTGCGTACCATTCCCATCGGTGCCGCCGTGGAGCAGCATTTTAAAGACATCTCCCACCCGCCAGGGCTGCATGATGTAACGTATGAAAACTCCCAGGCACGCGAACGCACACAGGTGCTCATGGATGTGGCCAACCAGACGAATGGCATCGTCGTGGGCACGGGCGACTTGTCAGAATCTGCCCTGGGCTGGTGCACCTTCAATGGCGACCACATGTCCATGTATCATGTGAATGCGGGCGTGCCGAAGACCCTGGTGAAATACCTCATCGAATGGTGCGCCACGGAGCTGTATGCGGAGGAGGCCGGTGCTATCCTGCATGACATCATTGATACACCCATTTCACCCGAACTGCTGCCCCTGGCGGCGGACGGCAGCATGGAGCAGAAAACGGAGGATACCGTGGGGCCGTATGAGCTGCATGATTTCTTCCTTTTCCACTTCGTCCGTCATGGCTGCGGGAAGGATAAGATCCTCTTCCTGGCTGAGCAGGCTCTGGGTGAAAAGTATGGCCGTGAGGTGATCGAGAAATGGCTGACCGTATTCCTGCGTCGCTTTGTGCAGAGCCAGTTTAAACGGTCCTCCATGCCCGATGGCCCGAAGGTGGGATCAGTCGCCCTTTCTCCACGTGGTGACTGGCGGATGCCGAGCGATTACAGCGGCAGTGCTTTTTGA